The genomic interval AATGCTCTGGCTGATTTTCTCAAGCAATTTTATCTTTTCAACAATCAGTTTAACCACTTCAAAGAGGATCCCCAACGAGCCTTCCCAGATGGCTGTTTTGCCACAATCTGCCAGGTCGTGTGCTCCCTGAAACAGATCGTATGTGGCAAAAACGGCCTGCTGCAACCGCCGTACGGCTTCCTCATCCAACGCCCCAGTACTGTCCTGACGGGCAATTTCTGACAGAAAGCCCACAATCTCTGGAATGACACGTAGATGCTGCAGCGAGTCCCGTACCGATTCCATGTCGAAGGTGATCTCGGGAATCCATCTTTGCAGCATCGGACCGACGGGCAACTCGGCCAGAAAGAGCAAGAGCGTATCGGGCACAGGGCCGCTTTCCGTAACAAAAACGCGCCCCTGGGTGCGGCTCCATTTCGGGAAGTTGTCGGGCCAGAACTCACGACGGCGCGCATAGACCTGATAGCTTCCCACCTCCGGTACACCCAGTTCGAAGTGGCCGTTGGCGTCGGTGCGCACGGTGCGGTCCGGTGGAAAATCGGGCTCCAGGCTGACCTCCACGTTGGCAAGCGGCAATAACCCGTCCCGGTCCGGGTCCTGCCGGAGCTTGGCGCCAGCATGGCGTTGCACGAGCTGCCCCTGAATAATCAAGTTGGAGACCTGGACCGTCGCGTCTTCCCACGTATCGCCAACGCGCACGCGGAATCGGAAGCCATAAGGCATCGACTTGCCCTCAAACCAGTTCTTGGATGGAGGAATCCAGAAGAAGCTATAGATACCAAAAGCGTTCGTTTGCTGTGGCTCGTTCAGTAGCAGAAGGGCGTCGGTAGAGGGGATTTCGTCATCGGCGAAAGGACCCTCCACAGTTAGCGGCGTATTAGCAAGGGGCTGGCCGTTCTGATAGACCTGTACGATAAATTCAAAAGGCCGTCGATCATTCAAAGAACCTGCCAGATCCTGCAGCCGCTGCACCGAAGGATTGGCCAGCAGACGAATGTCGATCAACGGTGGCGAGGTTGTGTCTTCCGGAGATAATTGAGAAGATTTCGAGGGAAAGTTGAATATTGTTGTTATAACATGCGGAGAATAAAACAATTCATTAAAATAGTTATGGAAAAACACTATGTCTCTATCATCGTAGCCATCAACAGCAAGCGAACCAGAAGGATTATTTTCACTTTTGTAGGTACCATTTAGGATAACAGGTTCTAATCCGTAAGTACCTATGACATTACAATCGCTGGGTTTAATGGTGCACTGAATAACGAATCCCGGATATCCTATAATTTTTTTGGTATAATTAAACTGGCCTAAAAAATAAGAATTTCTTAATGCATAAATAGGATGCAAAGTATCTGATAGAAAATTAGAATTATACCGCTCTCCCAATTCGAAAACAACCCTTGCATTTTGATTAAAGACAGCGTAATAATTTTCTGTTTCATCTGTCGCGTCTCCTATTACTGAAGTATAAAATATTTTAGTATTATCTTCTCTTTCATTTTCTTCTTCTTCTTCCTTTAGTTTTTCTTCTAGTTCTTCTAATATTTCATTTATATCGGGTCTCTTATTTTTTGTTTTTCCCTTGTATTCCCAAATTAACTTTCTAATATAGCTAAAACTAGAAGAAACACTCAGATTCACAAAACCATCATGGGCATAATTGGAAATTATGGATAAAGATCCTGTATTGCTATATAAAAAAGAATAAACCGCTGTATCAGGTCCCGCTATAGAAGGACTTGGGCATATGTTTGATACTATTGTATATCCACTACATATTTCTTGAACCGTAGGTCGATTACTCCAATCATCCCCCCAAGTATAAAAAGATCCCGACGTATCCTTAAAGATAGGTGTTAGAAAGACATTGTTTTTGAGAAAGTCACCATATACATAAAAGTTCAACTCCCTTCTAAAAAGCTCAACTCCTTCACGATAAAAAGCAGCCACGATTTTTCCTCGACTTTCATTTGGAGCCTCTGGCCTGGGAATAACAAGTAAACGCCATGCATTATCAAGATATCTTTCATAATCTCCCGTATGATAAGGAACACTATTTGTTGTAAAGGTGTCCACAGGATCAATTCTGAAATATTCTGAATCTTTGAAATATGAAACTTGCCATGTCACCAAACTGAAATCTTTTGTATCCATGGAAGGATTGATATGATACAAATAAAGTGGTCCCTCTACCCATACCTTGAAAATTCCGTCTCCCCAAGGCCAAAGGGAAAATCTTACAAGACCCGGTTCCAATCCGAAGATGAGATACCCTGAACCTCGTGCGATAGGCAACACTGTATTATCTCTTACCCCTCTGTTGATGAGATGCCATGAACCAGCCGATCTGTCTTCATATACAAGACCTCCTTCTGGAGACGTATAGTAGATATACCTTGTATGCACCAAGGTTGAACAGAACTGTTCCTCCTCTCTTTCCTCTCCACTCTTCAAACGCCAACGAACTGGAGGCTGCTTGCCAATAACCATATCCCTGCTCCAGTTGTCCGGAGTATCTGGTACCCGCAGGATAACCTGGAGCGATTTACTCCCATCCTCAACCATCTCTATGTATCGATAACCTACAACCTCTAATGGAGACCAATCAAAATCCTGCGGGATGTAAACCGTATCTACGGCTGAACTCGCGCGGTAGTCAAAGCGAAAAGCGAAGGTTTCCCCAGGAAAAACAACCTCAGGATAACATCCCGCGCGAACGGTTACCACGGTCGAGTCGTAAGTCTGGGCCCAGAGCAAGCGACCAAGTGCGGCCCAGAAAAACAAAACGGGCAGGCTGCGCCTCATGGCTCCATTGGTATTGAGATATAGCTCCGTAAGATTTTAACCCCTCTTTAGTAGGGCGTCAATCACCCGAATGGGTGATATTGTGTACAAAAGATGGCGGAGCAGTACGTAGGCCTACACAAAAATTGCGTCTCCTGCCTTCGTGAAAGCCTCCGATTTAGAGACCTGCTTCTTTGAGAAGAATCGTTCCGGGAATAGCAAACCTTGCCGAAATCAGAAATCAAATCATAAGCCCAGGCCCAACGGCTATGAGCATCTAAAGTCCTCCCACGTACACGACGGGGATCACCCGCACGAATTCCCGATTGCCGATCAGACTGGCACGGAAACGCACATAGTACATCCCGGTAGCCGCTCCCCGAAGGGCAAAGGAAACGCCATGCCAGCCCGAGGTGACATATCCCCGGATCAGACGACGCACCGGGCGCCCGAGCACGTCAAACAGGTCGGCCTCGACCCAGGCCGTGGTGCGCAGGTAGTAACGAAGGCGCGCTTCCTCAACGAAAGGTGACGGGAAGACCGCCACACGAAGCCAGTCGGCATAGTGCGGCAGTTGAACCGTGTCCTCCGCGAGAACGAATGGATAGCCCGTATCAGAGAAGACCACGAACTGGTAGACCAGCTGGGCCGATGTGGGAGCCGTCACGTCGGCAAATTCCCCGGACGCCAGTTCTGTTGTCTGGTAGATCGTATCCGCCCGCACCCCGGCCTGTCGCACAATCGCAAGTCGGCTGGCATTACGAAGGGTGACGACGTTCCAGCGCAGACGCACCACCCCATCGGCATCGACACTTACCTCCGCCACAAGCTCGGCCGGCTGTGTGGTGCCCCGCTTGAGCAGTTCGGCCACCTCTTCTCGGATGGCGGGTAGCAGCGCCATGTTATTGTCACCCGGACAGGCCGTCGAGGCCGAGGGCCATTCACGATGCCCGCGGATGTGCAGCGGATCGATGCCGTAGGTGTCGATCAGGTAGGCCAGCAGCAACACGAGCGAGTCGCGGGCCGCAGGCGTGAGCTGATCAATGCAATGCGAGCCCTCGGGCGGATGAAAACACCCCATGATGGCCACGCCGATATTGCCCGTGTTGTGTCCTCCAACGTGGGCTCCGATCACAAGCGGCGGGCCCTGATCGAACGGAATGCTCTCATCGGCAAAAGGGCGTCCCTGGTAAATGCGCCCCTCCAGATCGAGCAGAAAGTGATAGCCGATGTCGCTCCAGCCCCGCACGTCCTGATGAAACTGCTGAATGTTGCGCACCTCCTGAATTCCTTCCTCGTAGGTGCGCGGTGCAAATCCGGCCGTATGATGAAAGGTCTCGTAGTCGTAGTAGGGCTGCGGTGTCGGTGTGCCGACGAAAGGGCGAGCGCCCCACTCGCTTCGACGAATAAGGTGGGGCGCCCGAATATGACCGGATGGACGCCCGGGCACGATGTGCCACTTCAGGGCCCCTTGCAACGAGTCGTCAAGGTGATTAAAGGTGCCCGCCTCAATGATCTGTAACACGCCGGCCCCTTCGCCCTCGAAGCGAACGCGGAAAAACGGTGCATGCAACAGGCTATCGCTTCGATAGCCCGCCCAGAAAATGGCCGACCGTTGCTGCCGCAGGATTGTCAGTTCATGCCAGTCGTCGCGGTCGCCCAGCCGGATCCATCCCCGGAGCGTCGCGCCCGGCCTGGTCGTTCCCCGGAGTATGATCCCGGTAAATGGTCCAGGGAGCGTGTCACTACGAGCCTCCCAGACCGTGTGACCGCCTTCCTTTTTGAGAGCGGGCGTCTGAATCCTGACCGGGCGCTCGACCACATCGGAGCGCTGCTGCGCCCGTGCAACCGGCACCAGAACCAGCAACGCCAGCAACAGAAGTCGTCTTGGCATACGCATGGCCATCAGAAGGCGACACCCACGCTGACCCACCGGGTCGACCCCAGCCGGCCAAAACTCGCGTGCGCAAAGTCGAAATGAGCACGCAATCCGGCAGACACCAGCGTCAATCCGCCTCCGAGCGTCAATCCCTGCTCGCCGTCGCGCTCGAAGACATTCTTGTAGCCGATCCGCAGGGCCAGTAGATCGCGGAGATTCAGCTCGGCGCCGAAATTCATGTACTCCGTGTTATCGTTCGGGTGCGCCGCATCACTCAGCAGCATAAACCGAACATCTCGATTTTCATAGGCAGTAAAGGCCACACCAAAGCGAAACAGCAGCGGCAGGTCGTACGAATCCAGCAGATAAGCCGCGTTGACCACCTCGACGTTGCCCTGGTTTTGCAGGTCCGGATCCACACTGAAGTAGATGTCCCTTCCGTCCATGCGCATCTTGGGACCGAAATTCGAGATGCTGGCGCCTATGACCAGGCGCTCAAACGGCGTGATGAAGCGCACCCCGATGTCCACGGCCACGGCCGAGGCGCTGCTATGCCAGATCGACTCCCGGATGTATTTGACCGAGCCGCCCAGCGCAAAGCGATCGGTGAGGTTGCGTGCATAGGAGAGCTGCAGCGCAAGGTTCTGCACCGAAAAGCGCTCACCGGTACCTTCCGGCTCTTCCACGGTACGCACCGGCATCTCTCCGGAGTTCAGGTAATAGAGTCCAGCTCCGATGGAGCCGGCCGATCCCAGCGAGATGGCCACCAGCGCGACGTCATAGGAGATCCCGGCCAGATAGTCGGTGTGCGTGAACTGGGCCGCTCCCCCACGAAACCACGCCAGACCCGCCACATTCCAGTAGATCGCCGGCAGATCGGTCCCCAGTGCCACGTAGGCACCGCCCAGTGCCAGCGGCCGGGCCCCCACCCCCAGCTTCAGGAACTGTGCGCCCGTCGTCCCCACCTTGGTGATGGTGCCCCGCGCCGGCCCTTCGTTGGAGAGCTGGGCCCGGACTGCCGGCGCTCCGCCCACCAGAAAAACGACGGCCAGCAGTTTCAGCAGGTTATTTGATGACCGCAAACTTCCCGACATAGGTACCCTCTTCCGACTCGACGTGGAAGATGTAAAGTCCGTAGGCAATGTCCATGTTGTCACGACTGCGCAGATCCCAGTAA from Rhodothermus marinus carries:
- a CDS encoding peptidoglycan recognition protein family protein — protein: MRMPRRLLLLALLVLVPVARAQQRSDVVERPVRIQTPALKKEGGHTVWEARSDTLPGPFTGIILRGTTRPGATLRGWIRLGDRDDWHELTILRQQRSAIFWAGYRSDSLLHAPFFRVRFEGEGAGVLQIIEAGTFNHLDDSLQGALKWHIVPGRPSGHIRAPHLIRRSEWGARPFVGTPTPQPYYDYETFHHTAGFAPRTYEEGIQEVRNIQQFHQDVRGWSDIGYHFLLDLEGRIYQGRPFADESIPFDQGPPLVIGAHVGGHNTGNIGVAIMGCFHPPEGSHCIDQLTPAARDSLVLLLAYLIDTYGIDPLHIRGHREWPSASTACPGDNNMALLPAIREEVAELLKRGTTQPAELVAEVSVDADGVVRLRWNVVTLRNASRLAIVRQAGVRADTIYQTTELASGEFADVTAPTSAQLVYQFVVFSDTGYPFVLAEDTVQLPHYADWLRVAVFPSPFVEEARLRYYLRTTAWVEADLFDVLGRPVRRLIRGYVTSGWHGVSFALRGAATGMYYVRFRASLIGNREFVRVIPVVYVGGL
- a CDS encoding PorV/PorQ family protein, giving the protein MSGSLRSSNNLLKLLAVVFLVGGAPAVRAQLSNEGPARGTITKVGTTGAQFLKLGVGARPLALGGAYVALGTDLPAIYWNVAGLAWFRGGAAQFTHTDYLAGISYDVALVAISLGSAGSIGAGLYYLNSGEMPVRTVEEPEGTGERFSVQNLALQLSYARNLTDRFALGGSVKYIRESIWHSSASAVAVDIGVRFITPFERLVIGASISNFGPKMRMDGRDIYFSVDPDLQNQGNVEVVNAAYLLDSYDLPLLFRFGVAFTAYENRDVRFMLLSDAAHPNDNTEYMNFGAELNLRDLLALRIGYKNVFERDGEQGLTLGGGLTLVSAGLRAHFDFAHASFGRLGSTRWVSVGVAF
- a CDS encoding T9SS type A sorting domain-containing protein, translated to MRRSLPVLFFWAALGRLLWAQTYDSTVVTVRAGCYPEVVFPGETFAFRFDYRASSAVDTVYIPQDFDWSPLEVVGYRYIEMVEDGSKSLQVILRVPDTPDNWSRDMVIGKQPPVRWRLKSGEEREEEQFCSTLVHTRYIYYTSPEGGLVYEDRSAGSWHLINRGVRDNTVLPIARGSGYLIFGLEPGLVRFSLWPWGDGIFKVWVEGPLYLYHINPSMDTKDFSLVTWQVSYFKDSEYFRIDPVDTFTTNSVPYHTGDYERYLDNAWRLLVIPRPEAPNESRGKIVAAFYREGVELFRRELNFYVYGDFLKNNVFLTPIFKDTSGSFYTWGDDWSNRPTVQEICSGYTIVSNICPSPSIAGPDTAVYSFLYSNTGSLSIISNYAHDGFVNLSVSSSFSYIRKLIWEYKGKTKNKRPDINEILEELEEKLKEEEEENEREDNTKIFYTSVIGDATDETENYYAVFNQNARVVFELGERYNSNFLSDTLHPIYALRNSYFLGQFNYTKKIIGYPGFVIQCTIKPSDCNVIGTYGLEPVILNGTYKSENNPSGSLAVDGYDDRDIVFFHNYFNELFYSPHVITTIFNFPSKSSQLSPEDTTSPPLIDIRLLANPSVQRLQDLAGSLNDRRPFEFIVQVYQNGQPLANTPLTVEGPFADDEIPSTDALLLLNEPQQTNAFGIYSFFWIPPSKNWFEGKSMPYGFRFRVRVGDTWEDATVQVSNLIIQGQLVQRHAGAKLRQDPDRDGLLPLANVEVSLEPDFPPDRTVRTDANGHFELGVPEVGSYQVYARRREFWPDNFPKWSRTQGRVFVTESGPVPDTLLLFLAELPVGPMLQRWIPEITFDMESVRDSLQHLRVIPEIVGFLSEIARQDSTGALDEEAVRRLQQAVFATYDLFQGAHDLADCGKTAIWEGSLGILFEVVKLIVEKIKLLEKISQSIRSKLPADWKQSSDPKIRQLGRTLEALEGIKIRLVNILERIQAWAQKSSNDLLEGMRHAIINGDFASFNTMYFLRGRIFEPLAELIKRVTDLAKKTKLDEFSREFVFSQAMEQSGLNRLLNSLSDTIKEILLRGQLDDLRAVVATTLQEEVELARQRQFSAYPLSFYHARRASNGWLELMRQERTRLLGRCEGLLGLNEMANAAMDAIKAAMLGLSVATSGALTPAAVAVDRLSTAVGLVLKAAMILTGLEVMSAIHPKGNYGRPGIAAVRQAFSLKAPALAVRVHSPVRLMVVDTQGRRTGADATGQFYNEIPGAGYWPASDSLEETILLPADIGPFRVIVHGSGSGTYALELLQLDSLGEETVLRRWTGEVSPLDRWQLVVESPEEAVASATLQSLPEATDLFVMLAGQRRDSVRVGLGLSVTLEAVATYGDTTLTLPATNVQWSVSDTIAAVAETERPGQASVVGLHPGSTTLTVQAEAFTRRIVLDVAGLEGAISLSRRSLTASDTVSVQVRVRAHGVARPEQIAVEVRTPTTRYWLPVMPDENGVATVAWRMPDSLSGYSGPGQMALVGVVEGDTITLASVPFVLVASDVEVPEVLEAEATEDGVVVARVQLPRSVLAAALQPEVLLSVVDSLPAALPSGFTAIGPAIGWSFWDQAQATAVAPTSAYRMQLWSGAYQGRPKALYWDGTAWEALEVEAASGFWEATLESAGGVILLARPEQVVAVEKAELPEQVRLEVYPNPFGGRVQIRIGIPRSGLVRLTLYDVLGREVARLFEGEQTAGWHTQSWDASDLASGLYLLVLEGEGFRTTKTMVKVQ